AactattgttttttaaattatagttATCAGTGACGACCATGAGTCGGTCGAAGATGTACAACGGCCGTTTAGCACTGATATTTTTGAGCGACATGTGCAGCAGGTTATCGAAGAAGATTTTCCAGAGAGGCAAAACGCCAAAGCACCAGCCGTTCAGATTATCTCTTCGAAACTAAATCAGGTTATGAACAGAGAGGTAACGACAACAACCAAGAACACAACCGAAGCTGTCCCCGCTCCCTATGAGGTAACTTTCTCTCCCACGATTGATTTCTATTTCCGTCCGCATTTGTTTACTCTAAAATAACTTGACATTCTGTTTTCTTCAACAGCACAAGGTCCGTCAATTGCTGGCAGAGGGTAAAGCAGTGTCTTACGAAAAAGCTGAACTTGCTGCTAGACTTATGGATCTGAAGTTTGACGAGGACGAATCGATTTATGCAGCTAACGAATGCGGTTCGCTCTACATGGCTATATCTTATTTACAACAGAATTGCGAGTTATGCGCTAGTAAATACGGTGTCAAGGAGGTAATATTAACAAATCAACTGAAGAAGTTGGTGACTCCATCgtgaattttaaatgtctCCTAGATGGTTTCTATGCTTCATTGCACTCATCGATGTTGCCGAGGATGCGCACAGACTTATTTTTCCACACAAATTCGTGATCGAACGATCGTGGATGCTGTTTGTCCGTTTTGTTCCGAGCCAGCAAATCTTGCTGAGGACGATGAATTAGCGATGGACTATTTCACTCATCTGGACATAATGCTTAAGGGAATCGTACCGCACGATATTCACGAACTCTTTCAGCGTAAATTGCGTGACCGCACTTTGGCCAAGGATCCGAACTTTAAGTGGTGcaataaggtaaaaaaaaaaatctttttatctttttccatTCTAACGCTGTGGTGAAATTTTTGGTAGTGTTCATCTGGGTTTATCGCAAATCCACGTCAAAAGCGAATAATATATGTCCAGATTGTCGAGCCGTTACTTGCGCAACTTGCCGTAAGCCAATAAGTAAATCGCCTTGAAGCAAATGGCACTTACTATATAAtaaatttggattttgttttatctcTCACTAGTGGAAGAAACAACACGAAGGTTTGACTTGCGAAAAATTTGCCGAGTGGAAAGAAGCTAACGACCCGGAATATCAAGCCGAAGGGTACATTGATAAATTGATAAACCAAATTTCTGATAGCTATAAACTAACTCATTTcatcatttaaattaaatttagactGGCTAAACATTTGGCAGAGAAGGGAATACGTTGTCCACAATGCCGTTTCCAGTTTTCACTAACTCGTTGAGGATGCATGCACTTCACTTGCACTCAGTGCAAATGGGGTTGGGGTTATACGTCCATAAAAGCAATGaaacttttaataatttattacaaAATCCCGCAACATAATTTTGTTCTGGGTGCGACCGGCAGTTTTTAATGGGTTCCCGGTGTGGAGTTGGGCCATTTTGTGACAAACTTGGATTGCACGCCCATCACCCTCAAAATTTTCTATCTACGAGACAAGGAGCCGCGGGATCTCCAAAAGCTTTTGACGGTATGGTGAAAGCTATATATCGCTGAGAACCATTTGAGTTTacacaaaatatttgtatttttcattgcTGCTTGGTTTATTAGGAACATGGAGTTCCATTCATGACTTCATTCCGGGATAGGCCCCATTCATGGGCAGGCTGGACTTTGCAGGTGAGACGCTAATAGCTGGGCAAGTTGAATTACATAAGAAAGACAATTTTACTGGTG
This region of Daphnia pulex isolate KAP4 chromosome 9, ASM2113471v1 genomic DNA includes:
- the LOC124202961 gene encoding E3 ubiquitin-protein ligase lubel-like — protein: MISYNDVTPDAHSNKNNDNHCWRLEWDIKRALNPTPVGIVCSLSQYVQIFISDDHESVEDVQRPFSTDIFERHVQQVIEEDFPERQNAKAPAVQIISSKLNQVMNREVTTTTKNTTEAVPAPYEHKVRQLLAEGKAVSYEKAELAARLMDLKFDEDESIYAANECGSLYMAISYLQQNCELCASKYGVKEMVSMLHCTHRCCRGCAQTYFSTQIRDRTIVDAVCPFCSEPANLAEDDELAMDYFTHLDIMLKGIVPHDIHELFQRKLRDRTLAKDPNFKWCNKCSSGFIANPRQKRIIYVQIVEPLLAQLAVSQ